One genomic segment of Christensenellaceae bacterium 44-20 includes these proteins:
- a CDS encoding class I SAM-dependent methyltransferase — MKENRYDDQVFFEKYAQMARSKDGLKGAGEWRELQKLLPDFEGKRVLDLGCGYGWHCKYAAEHGAASVLGVDLSHKMLEEARAKNADAAVVYQQGAIEELEFPAGSFDVVLSSLAFHYIRDFQPLAAKIASWLGQGGSFVFSVEHPVFTAYGTQDWYYGKNGEILHFPVDNYYYEGEREAVFLGEKVVKYHRTLTTYLDALLQNGFEICRVVEPQPPEEMMHLEGMKDEMRRPMMLLIAAKKK; from the coding sequence ATGAAGGAAAATAGATACGACGACCAGGTGTTTTTTGAGAAATATGCCCAGATGGCGCGATCGAAGGATGGCCTGAAAGGGGCGGGTGAGTGGCGCGAACTGCAAAAGCTGTTGCCGGATTTTGAGGGCAAGCGCGTGCTGGATTTGGGCTGCGGCTATGGCTGGCACTGCAAATATGCGGCAGAGCATGGAGCGGCCAGCGTGCTGGGCGTGGATCTTTCACATAAAATGCTGGAGGAGGCCAGGGCAAAAAATGCGGATGCGGCCGTCGTGTATCAGCAGGGGGCGATCGAGGAGCTGGAATTTCCGGCTGGAAGCTTCGATGTAGTCCTCAGCTCGCTGGCATTTCACTATATCCGGGATTTCCAGCCGCTGGCGGCAAAGATTGCAAGCTGGCTGGGGCAGGGGGGAAGCTTTGTCTTTTCTGTGGAGCACCCGGTTTTTACCGCCTACGGCACGCAGGATTGGTATTATGGCAAAAATGGGGAAATTCTCCATTTTCCCGTGGATAACTATTACTACGAGGGGGAGCGGGAGGCCGTCTTTTTGGGCGAGAAGGTAGTCAAATACCATAGGACGCTGACGACCTACCTCGATGCGCTGCTGCAAAATGGCTTTGAGATTTGCCGCGTTGTGGAGCCCCAGCCGCCGGAGGAGATGATGCACCTGGAAGGCATGAAGGATGAAATGCGCCGCCCGATGATGCTGCTGATTGCGGCAAAGAAAAAATAG